A portion of the bacterium genome contains these proteins:
- a CDS encoding proline--tRNA ligase — MRLTKSFINTLRETPKDAITPSHQLMLKAGLIRQSASGLYTYLPFGLRAIQKAINIVREEMDKAGALELSLSILQPSSLWKKSGRWEQYGKEMMRLKDRKDNFLCIGPTHEEMITDLISQTVRSYKQLPVTLYQIKSKFRDEIRPRFGIIRSREFTMKDAYSFDVDEQGLEESYRKMYEAYKKIFSRCGLDFEIVEANPGLMGGNFSHEFIAPSQNGEDTIIKCAKCSYRANLEMAEGLPAEVSVVGLPAKTVVAGGKLESIKEVDTPGISTVEQLHKSLKIPVSEMIKTLIFEIDNKELATVLVRGDHEVNPAKLKRLLATNILKMASAEQIEKATGAPVGFSGPVGLNGIKIVCDSSILSGQTYLCGANKKDKHLTGVNPGRDFSADITGDIRCITEEDSCPKCGGEISFTKGIELGHIFKLGTKYSVPLQANFIGKDNKENPIIMGCYGIGIDRIIAVAIEQNHDKDGIIFPTALAPYQVLILPTNYKDEILQKKSDEIYDVLIENGIEVLLDDRDETTGVKFKDAHLLGIPFIVVLGRNFIEKGEIELEIRGKEKEITTEKEIFNKIKKYTDKPR; from the coding sequence ATGCGCTTAACTAAAAGTTTTATAAATACTCTACGCGAAACGCCGAAGGATGCAATAACGCCTTCGCATCAGTTAATGCTGAAGGCCGGTTTGATTAGGCAATCCGCAAGCGGTCTTTACACTTATCTACCATTCGGATTAAGAGCAATACAAAAAGCAATCAATATCGTCAGGGAAGAAATGGATAAAGCCGGCGCTTTGGAATTATCTCTTTCTATTTTGCAACCTTCATCTCTTTGGAAAAAATCAGGCAGATGGGAACAATATGGCAAAGAAATGATGAGGCTGAAAGATAGGAAAGATAACTTCTTATGTATAGGACCTACACACGAAGAAATGATTACCGATTTAATTTCTCAAACAGTGCGCAGTTACAAACAACTACCCGTTACTCTTTATCAAATAAAATCCAAATTCAGAGACGAAATAAGGCCCAGATTCGGCATAATCCGCTCGCGAGAATTTACAATGAAAGACGCTTATAGTTTTGATGTTGATGAGCAAGGATTAGAAGAAAGCTATAGGAAAATGTATGAAGCATATAAGAAAATATTTTCAAGATGCGGGCTTGATTTTGAAATTGTGGAAGCGAACCCCGGACTTATGGGCGGTAATTTTTCTCATGAATTTATAGCGCCTTCCCAAAACGGCGAAGATACGATTATCAAATGCGCAAAATGTAGTTACAGGGCAAATCTTGAAATGGCCGAAGGCCTGCCCGCCGAGGTTTCAGTGGTGGGCCTACCCGCCAAAACAGTAGTGGCGGGTGGCAAACTCGAAAGCATAAAAGAGGTTGATACCCCAGGCATTTCCACAGTAGAACAACTACACAAGTCTTTAAAAATTCCTGTTTCAGAAATGATTAAAACTCTTATTTTTGAAATTGATAATAAAGAACTTGCTACCGTTTTGGTAAGAGGAGACCATGAAGTAAATCCTGCCAAACTAAAAAGATTACTTGCAACTAATATATTGAAAATGGCATCCGCAGAACAAATCGAAAAAGCTACTGGAGCACCTGTCGGATTTTCGGGACCTGTAGGATTAAATGGAATTAAAATTGTTTGCGACTCATCAATTTTATCAGGGCAAACTTATCTTTGCGGCGCGAATAAAAAAGACAAACATCTTACAGGAGTAAATCCAGGCAGAGATTTTTCCGCTGATATAACCGGAGATATAAGATGCATCACCGAAGAAGATTCCTGTCCTAAATGCGGCGGTGAAATATCTTTTACAAAAGGTATAGAGTTGGGACACATATTTAAACTCGGCACGAAATATTCTGTTCCGCTTCAGGCAAACTTCATAGGTAAAGACAACAAAGAAAATCCGATTATAATGGGTTGTTACGGTATCGGAATAGACCGCATAATTGCGGTAGCAATTGAACAAAATCACGATAAGGACGGGATTATCTTCCCCACTGCCCTTGCTCCGTATCAGGTTTTAATATTACCTACAAATTATAAGGATGAAATATTACAGAAGAAATCCGATGAGATTTATGATGTGCTAATTGAAAACGGCATTGAAGTTCTTCTTGATGACCGAGACGAAACTACAGGCGTAAAATTCAAAGACGCGCATCTTTT